One window from the genome of Hoplias malabaricus isolate fHopMal1 chromosome 18, fHopMal1.hap1, whole genome shotgun sequence encodes:
- the LOC136674302 gene encoding trace amine-associated receptor 13c-like produces MDNSDLRQKISVQYCFPNNNGSCRKEVRVGPGNLFLFIVLSCISVGTVVLNLLVIISISHFKQLHTPTNLLILSLSVADFLVGLFVMPVKIMQIFDSCWYLGELACCISEIIIGILVLASLCNMVFIAVDRCIAITHPLLYSTRVTPFKMSVSIILGWSFCLLYLTIFMYSNDHLTPSQIYSRCYGECVVFVKYPWVITSVVIFFLTPCAGILVLYIIIFMVARRQAKAIRAVINQASKKMPSSSETKAAKTLGIVIFFFLAFWIPFYVSSLTVTNLTTLSVVWTVFGWLMCMNSTVNPVIYAIFYPWFRASAKYILTCRIFKSASSVLNLHREHT; encoded by the coding sequence ATGGATAATTCAGACTTAAGACAAAAAATCTCAGTTCAATACTGCTTCCCTAACAACAATGGATCTTGCAGAAAAGAGGTCAGAGTAGGCCCTGgaaatttatttctgtttattgttctctcatgtatatctgtgggcactgtggttctgaacctgctggtgatcatctccatctctcacttcaagcagctccacactccaaccaacctgctcatcctctctctgtctgtggcaGATTTCCTTGTGGGACTGTTTGTTATGCCTGTGAAAATAATGCAGATATTTgactcctgttggtatcttggagAATTGGCATGCTGCATTTCTGAAATAATCATTGGCATCTTGGTATTGGCATCTCTCTGCAACATGGTTTTCATTGCAGTAGATCGATGTATTGCTATCACACACCCTCTGTTGTATTCTACTAGAGTAACTCCTTTTAAAATGTCTGTCAGTATAATCCTGGGCTGGTCTTTTTGTCTACTATATCTTACCATTTTTATGTACAGTAATGACCATCTCACTCCATCTCAGATTTACAGCAGATGTTACggagagtgtgtagtgtttgtaaaataTCCCTGGGTGATAACAAGTGTGGTTATCTTTTTCCTCACTCCATGTGCTGGTATACTGGTCTTgtatataataatttttatgGTTGCGAGACGCCAAGCTAAAGCTATCAGAGCTGTGATAAATCAAGCCTCAAAGAAAATGCCAAGCTCGTCTGAAACCAAAGCAGCAAAAACACTGGGAATTGTCATCTTTTTCTTCCTTGCTTTCTGGATACCTTTTTATGTGAGTTCTCTTACAGTAACCAACTTGACAACATTGTCTGTCGTTTGGACTGTGTTTGGCTGGCTAATGTGCATGAACTCCACTGTGAACCCAGTTATTTATGCCATTTTCTATCCATGGTTCAGAGCATCAGCCAAGTATATTTTAACTTGTCGAATATTCAAATCCGCATCATCTGTGTTGAATTTGCATAGAGAACATACTTAA
- the LOC136674455 gene encoding trace amine-associated receptor 13c-like, whose product MDNTDYRQNITVQYCFPDNNASCRKEVHGGPGFIFVFIFLSCISVCTVFLNLLVIISISHFKQLHTPTNLLILSLSVADLLVGLIVMPVNILQLIDSCWYYGKIACIIFPLFCYLSVLASVFSLVLIAVDRYIAVCDPLLYTSRVTNCKMSMCIILGWSSCLLYDVILYYYNDHLIPTQLYETCHGECLLVIQHSWVIFDLVVSFVMPCSVIVILYAFIFNVARNQAKTIRAISDGASQKRRTEISGSSHTKAAKKLGTIIFVYLACWIPYYISSLCVESMTSSSMVWTVFTFVLYMNSALNPLLYSVFYSWFRVSVKYIVTCKIFESSSSRFNLALCLTVQ is encoded by the coding sequence ATGGATAACACAGACTACAGacaaaacatcacagttcagtactgctttcctgacaacAATGCTTCTTGCAGAAAGGAGGTCCATGGAGGCCCtggttttatatttgtattcatctttctctcatgtatatctgtgtgcactgtgtttctgaacctgctggtgatcatatccatttctcatttcaagcagctccacactccaaccaacctgctcatcctctctctgtctgtggctgATCTTCTAGTGGGACTGATTGTTATGCCTGTGAATATACTGCAACTCATAGACTCCTGTTGGTATTATGGAAAAATTGCATGCATTATTTTCCCACTGTTCTGTTATCTCTCAGTGCTGGCATCTGTGTTTAGTCTGGTTTTAATTGCAGTGGATCGGTACATAGCTGTCTGCGACCCCCTGCTTTATACCAGTAGAGTCACAAATTGTAAAATGTCTATGTGCATAATTCTGGGCTGGTCTTCCTGTCTGCTTTATGATGTTATCTTATATTACTATAATGACCATCTTATTCCAACACAGCTATATGAAACATGCCATGGTGAGTGTCTTCTAGTGATACAACATTCCTGGGTGATTTTTGACCTTGTGGTTTCATTTGTAATGCCTTGTTCAGTTATAGTGATATTGTatgctttcatttttaatgtggcCCGAAATCAAGCCAAAACTATCAGAGCTATTAGTGATGGTGCCTCCCAAAAACGAAGAACAGAAATATCAGGTTCTTCTCACACCAAAGCAGCTAAAAAACTAGGCACTATAATTTTTGTGTATCTTGCTTGTTGGATACCATACTATATAAGTTCTTTATGTGTTGAAAGCATGACATCTTCATCAATGGTTTGgactgtgtttacttttgttttatatatgaaCTCCGCTTTGAACCCTTTGCTGTATTCtgttttctattcatggttcagagtCTCAGTAAAATATATTGTCACTTGCAAAATATTTGAATCCTCATCCTCAAGATTCAATTTGGCCCTTTGTTTAACAGTCCAGTGA
- the LOC136674456 gene encoding trace amine-associated receptor 13c-like, translating to METIHYKQNISAQYCFSGNNASCKKEVQGGPGYIFLFIILSCISVCTVFLNLLVIISISHFKQLHTPTNLLILSLAVADFLVGLFVMPMKIMQLIDSCWYLGKLACSFTEIIIGILVLTSLCNMVFIAVDRCIAISVPMLYPSIVTPFKMSVSIILGWSFCVLYVLIFMYFNDHLMPAQMYTTCYGECVVFVKYPWVIANMVFFFLTPCAGILFLYSVIFIVARRQAKSIRAAAHQASQKVSNSSEAKAAKTLGIVIFFFLAFWIPFYISSLTVTNLTTLSIVWTVFTWLMFINSFVNPMIYAIFYPWFRASAKFILTCRILESSSSVVNLYREHS from the coding sequence ATGGAGACCATCCACTACAAACAAAACATCTCTGCTCAGTATTGCTTTTCTGGTAATAATGCATCTTGCAAAAAGGAGGTTCAAGGAGGCCCTGGTTATATATTTCTATTCATTATACTCTcctgtatatctgtgtgcactgtgtttttgaacctgctggtgatcatctccatctctcacttcaagcagctccacactccaaccaacctgctcatcctctctctggctgtggctgattttcTTGTTGGACTCTTTGTAATGCCAATGAAAATTATGCAACTTATTGACTCTTGCTGGTATCTTGGAAAACTGGCATGCTCCTTTACTGAAATAATCATAGGCATCTTGGTATTAACATCTCTCTGTAACATGGTTTTCATTGCTGTTGATCGGTGTATTGCTATCAGTGTCCCCATGCTTTATCCTAGTATAGTCACTCCTTTTAAAATGTCTGTAAGCATAATCCTGGGCTGGTCTTTTTGTGTACTCTATGTTCTGATTTTTATGTACTTCAATGACCACCTCATGCCGGCTCAGATGTATACCACATGTTATGgggagtgtgtagtgtttgtcaAATATCCCTGGGTGATAGCTAACATGGTGTTTTTCTTCCTCACCCCTTGTGCAGGTATACTCTTCCTGTACtcagttatttttattgtgGCAAGACGTCAAGCTAAATCTATCAGAGCTGCGGCACATCAGGCCTCACAGAAAGTGTCAAACTCATCTGAAGCCAAAGCTGCAAAAACACTGGGAATTGtcatctttttctttcttgctttctGGATACCGTTTTATATAAGTTCGCTAACAGTAACAAACTTGACAACACTTTCAATTGTGTGGACTGTGTTCACCTGGTTAATGTTCATTAATTCCTTTGTGAACCCAATGATTTATGCCATATTCTATCCATGGTTCAGAGCATCAGCCAAGTTCATTTTAACTTGCAGAATACTGGAATCCTCATCTTCAGTGGTCAATTTGTATAGAGAACATTCTTAA